The sequence ATCAGAATTGGAAAATCGATTTTGATATCGGGTACCTTCCAGGTTATGTCAACCATTGCCGTGATTGCCTTTATTGCCTATCATTTCGGCAATGTCGTCAATGAAGCAGTTTTCATTGGTTTTTTAATTGCGCTAAGCTCTACCGCTATAGTGCTTAAAATAATACAGGAAAAAGGGGAAATATACTCGGCTCATGGCAGAACATCCCTTGCTATCCTTATCTTTCAGGATATTATTGTTGTTCCGATGATTCTGATCACTCCAATACTTGCCGGTAGCGGACAAACCGGAGGAGAACAGATCATTTACCTCATCCTGAAATTCGTGGGTATTTTGATCCTGATTATGGTCGGGTCAAAATATATTATTCCCCTACTGCTCTTTCAGATTACTCGCACCCAAAGCAGGGAGCTATTTATACTCAGTACTATTACCATTGCTTTTGCTGTAGCCTTCCTGACCTATTCCATTGGACTTTCCCTTGCCCTAGGGGCCTTCCTAGCAGGGTTAATGATCTCCGAATCAAAATACAGCCAGCATGCTCTTGGTAATATTGTCCCATTCCTGGATGTGTTCACCAGTTTCTTTTTTGTCTCTATTGGCATGCTGCTTAATCTGAACACTATACTTGAAGATCCTGTAAGAGTACTGCTATTCACAACTATTGTCCTCACTGTTAAAACCATCCTCGCAGGCTCTGCTTCATTTATCCTGGGATACCCGCTACGAACAAGTATTATCGTAGGATTCACCATAAGCCAGGTCGGAGAGTTTTCTTTTATTCTCTCCAGGATTGGCATACAAAATGGACTTCTGAATGATGGAAATTACCAACTCTTCCTTAGCGTTTCGGTTTTAAGCATGGCAGCTACTCCCTTCCTGATAAGACTGGCCCCCAAAATAGCTGATAATATTACCAAACTACCCCTTCCTGAAAAACTTATAAACGGACTTTACCCGAAACCTGAAAGCACAATAGGAAAAATCCAGGATCACCTGATCATCGTCGGATATGGAATAAACGGAAAAAATGTGGCCAGAGCAGCAAAATATGCCGAAATACCACATGTGATCATTGAGATGAATCCTGAAACCGTCCAGAAAGAATTTGATAAAGGAGAAATTATATATTTTGGAGATGCTGCCCAGCCTTCTGTTCTGGAGCATGTCAACATCCACGAAGCTATGGTTCTGGTGGTAACAATACCCAACTTTTCTGATACCCGAAGAATCATATCCACAGCAAGGGAAATGAATTCCAATATCCATATTATTATCCGTACCAGATTCATTGAAGATGTGGAGACTTTATTCAAGCTTGGTGCCAATGAAGTTATTCCCGAAGAATTCGAAACTTCTGTGGAAATTTTCACCCGCGTATTGACTCGTTATCTGGTTCCTCATGATAAGATTGAAAAACTGGTAGCAGAAATCAGATCCGATGGATATGAAATGTTTAGAAAATTGTCTATTTACGAAGATAATACACACTTCCTGCAGGTTAAGATACCGGATTCTAAAAAAGTATCTGAAGAGAACAATACAAACTGATAAACTGAACTGGCTTTAGTGTTGGCTTGAAGCTATTGAATTTCTTTGCCTCAATGCTTCATACATAAACAATGAGGACGCAACAGAAACATTGAGCGATGAAATATTTCCTGTCACCGGGATTTGCGCAATCTCGTCGAGATACCTGAATAACCGGGAAGAAATACCGTCTTCTTCAGATCCCATAACAATACCCAAAGGGACCGTAAAATCAAGATCATAATAAAACCGTTCTGCCTTCTCACTGGCTCCTACCAGCATGACCCCACTCTCTTTGAGATAAACCAATGCATCTTCCAGCTTTGAGTATCGGCAAACAGGGATGTCATTTAAAGCTCCTGCAGAAGCTTTCATGGCATCCTCGTTAATAGCAGCACTACCCCTGGATGGTATCACCAACGCCTGTACTCCTGCACATTCAGCCGATCTGGCTATAGCTCCAAAGTTCCTTACGTCCGTTACCCTGTCAAGAACTATGATCAATGGAACATTACCTGATTCAAATATCCCGGGAAGCAAGTCTTCCAGCTTTTGATAAACCACCGGTGAAATAAATGCAATAACACCCTGGTGATTCTTGCCCGTAAACCGGTTCAATTTTTCACGCGGAACCTGATGATAAATAAGTCCGCGCTCTTTCATCATCTGGCTAAGTTCAAAAAACAACTCACCCCGTAAGCCTTTCTGCACAAAAACTTTTTCGATTTCCTTACCTGCCATTAAAGCCTCCATTAAAGGCCTTATTCCTATAAGCATTTGATTCTTGTTCACAGATACCCCATTTTATACCTCACAAAAATAATATTATAACCCATGCAACCTTAAAAACTCACCTAATGTCTGATTTTCAGAACCCATGAACAGGCTTTGATAAGAACTAACCTGATGACCGAAGCTCGCTTTTTCTATTTTTCTCTCCTAATCATCTTATCAAAGCCTGTATTTTATAAATTTATACCCTGATCTACTCGATTGTTTTAACCAACGAAATTATCATAATTACAACGATTTTATATCCGGCTTATGAAAAACAACATTTTTACCGTACTTTTAGTAATGGGATTTACCGCACTTTTTGCACAAAATCCCCCTTCTTCATTCGATCTTAGGGATTACAATGGAGAAAACTATGTTACCAGCGTTAAAAGTCAGCAGGGAGGAACCTGCTGGACACATGGAGCCATGGCAGCCATGGAGGGCAACCTCCTCATGACAGGGAATTGGGCAGCTGCCGGGGAAACCGGCGAACCCAACCTGGCAGAATACCATCTCGACTGGTGGAACGGATTTAACCAACATAATAATGACGACCTTGATCCCCCCACTGGAAGCGGCCTTGAAGTACATTATGGAGGTGATTACAGAGTAACAACTGCTTATCTTTCAAGGCTGGAAGGAGCAGTGAGAGATATCGACGGACAATCCTACAATACCCCTCCCCTGCGATATGACGATAGTTACCATTATTATTATCCACGACATGTCGAATGGTACGTTGCTGGAGAAAACCTTGAAAACATTGACTTGTTAAAAAATATGATCATGGCTCATGGGGTCATGGGAACATGTATGTGCGTCGGAGATTACTGGGGACCAGGAAACACACATTATCAACCGGCCTCCAGCACGGAGGATCCTAACCACGCGATTGCCATCGTTGGGTGGGACGACAGCAAGATTACAGAAGCCCCGGAACCAGGTGCCTGGCTCTGCAAAAATAGTTGGGGCTCTTCCTGGGGTAATAGCGGCTATTTCTGGATTTCCTATTATGATAAACATTGTGGACAACATCCCGAAATGGGCGCAATCTCCTTCCAGGATGTGGAATATCTCACCTACGACCAATGCTATTATCACGATTATCATGGCTGGCGCGACACAAAAACAGATATCCAGGAGGCTTTTAATGCTTTCATGGCCAATGATGACGAATTTCTCAAATCGGTAAGCTTCTTCACAGCTACTGATAATGTGGATTTTTCTGTCGTTGTCTTTGATACATTCCTGAATGGAAATTTGCAGGATACTCTCGCCCACACGTCAGGAAATTTTAGTTATACTGGACTGCACACTGTCGACCTGAACCAGGATGTTCATCTTGTCGAAGGAAACGATTTCTTTATATATCTCTATTTGTCTGATGGAGGACATCCTTACGACAGAACCTCCGTCGTCCCTGTATTGCTGGGAGCCCAACAAAGAACATTGGTTGAATCATCCGCCAGCCAGGAAGAAAGTTATTACAGGGAAGAAAATTCATGGCTCGACTTCTATTTTTATAAAGATCCTTCAGGATATCTAAATACTGGTAATTTCTGCATCAAGGGATTGGCAGTGGCCGATTCTACTACAGGTATTGGCTCGGGAGATTTATTACCGGATAATACTATCGGTGCCCTAAAATGTGTCCCGAATCCATTCAGTGATTTTACTACAATTTCTCTAACACTTAAGACAGATGGGGTAACAAATATCTCTATTTACGACTCTTTTGGAAGATATATAAAAACTATATGCACAAAAGAATTGAATGCAGGTGAGTATAAATTTACCTGGGATGGCAAAACTGAAATGGGAAGTGACATTTCACAGGGAATATATATTGTTCGTGTGCAATCCGGCAGCCAGTCGAAAACAACCCGCATTATTAAACTGCAGTAAAATTCACTATGCTTGTCAGCGCCTCCAGGCGCTGACGGCATCAAACCACTTTTCTTTGTATGTAAGCGATTTAACAAGAGCATAATCGTTGTTGCTAAAGGGATTTTCCATTTTTACAAATTGAAACTTCAGCGAGTTATTATTGCCTGCTTCGCCATATATCCACTCCTCAAATCCATTTGAACGGTAAACTATATTTGGCGGGCCAAAAACAATAAATATCGCCCCACGGTCTGTTTTCCAACCCTCGATGTAGGATGAAAACCATTGGTTGGCATCCCTTACTCTTCCATAAAAACGACTGATCATATTCCTTGCCCTTACAGGATTGCCTGCATTATTTAACCAGAACTGATCTATTGATGCCTTTATATTAGCAGAGTTACGTATATCCTCATATTCCTTATTTGTGGTAATATACCTTATCGGCTCCATTAATTGAACAACAGTTATTATATCTGGAAAGCCCTGATAAAAATTGAACAAAGTAAGTCCCGACCGGCTGTTTGTATCCGTCCGAAAATGATAAAATCCTGGTTTTTTCAGAAACAACGGAAGACTTTTTCCATCCCGGGTATGTACGATAAACATACTATCGGCAGAATAATTAAATGTAGAAGGCTCTTTTTCAACAAATGGAGGCAAGGCAACAGGAAAATTACGACTATAATAACGACCGTAGATTAACTCCAATCCGACCGGAACCTGAATGCATATTGGAGTGTTTTCATCTACTATATTGCCCAACAGAAAATCACCCAAATCGTCAAAAACCCTGTAATCCGCATAGGTGTTTTTATCGCGCTTGGGTATTTCCAGGAAAAATATGTATACCCTGCCCGAATACTTATCTGAAATATCAAACCTGGCGACATAGTCTTTTCCGCGATTTGCATGAAAAGAAAATGTAACCGTATCAATATCACGTTGTTCAGGCACGAAAGACGAAGAGTCAACTATTACGATACTCATACTGTCAAGTAAATCCCTGTCCGTATAGTTATAATACAAACTCCCTTTTACCATGGCCTTTGAAAGAAACGATTCTTCTTCATTAATCTCTTCATAACTAAAATCATTCATATCCATGAGTAACTTAACCACAGTTATAGAATCATTCTCATGGAATAATATTATCCCAGGCTTTGTAAAACCACCTCCCTGATAATCCTCAGCAAGGTTTACCATGCTTAACCTTGGTGATACCGCACATGAAAAAAGGAGAGATAATAAAGCAATTATTATTAACAGACGTTTCATCAACTTATAAATAATGTTTGTAAAAAAAAGGGCATTATGCAATTAGTATAGTCATAATGACCGACCGCAGTTTGTAAGTATACCTTAATAAAAAATATAGTATCTTTATCGTCAATCAATGTATATATCACATGTTTACTACAAAAATAGCATTTTTTTTACCTCTGGTTTGTTTGATTGGCTTTTTACCGTTAAAGTCTGTCTCCCAGGAATTCCAGGCGGCAGAACCTATAGGCGGACAAAAGGAACTGGACGAATTCCTGTGTAATGAGATGATCTATCCTGAAAAGGCTTCGAATACAAAAACCGAGGGAACAGTATCGATGAAGTTTATTGTACGAGCCGATGGCACCACATCGGTTCCGGTCATCACACATTCTGTGTCTGCCGATCTGGATATTGAAGCCTTGCGCCTGTTTCGCATGATTTTATGGAAAAATGCATTAAAAATGGGCAAGCCTGTTGACTCCGAGATGGACTTGAAGGTAGAGTTTAACCTGAAGAAATATAAAAAACAATGCAAAAAAAGAGGATTTGAAGACCCTGAAGACATTGGATTCCCTATAGACACATCCAATATGGTTTATTCAATGAATGAAATTGATAAATCACCTGAACCGACTTTCGAAGATGGAATGAATTATAGCCGCTTTATCACCCAAAACCTTAAATATCCGGAAACAGCCTTCCGGCAAAATATTGCAGGAAAAGTAACACTCAAGTT is a genomic window of Bacteroidota bacterium containing:
- a CDS encoding GWxTD domain-containing protein, giving the protein MVNLAEDYQGGGFTKPGIILFHENDSITVVKLLMDMNDFSYEEINEEESFLSKAMVKGSLYYNYTDRDLLDSMSIVIVDSSSFVPEQRDIDTVTFSFHANRGKDYVARFDISDKYSGRVYIFFLEIPKRDKNTYADYRVFDDLGDFLLGNIVDENTPICIQVPVGLELIYGRYYSRNFPVALPPFVEKEPSTFNYSADSMFIVHTRDGKSLPLFLKKPGFYHFRTDTNSRSGLTLFNFYQGFPDIITVVQLMEPIRYITTNKEYEDIRNSANIKASIDQFWLNNAGNPVRARNMISRFYGRVRDANQWFSSYIEGWKTDRGAIFIVFGPPNIVYRSNGFEEWIYGEAGNNNSLKFQFVKMENPFSNNDYALVKSLTYKEKWFDAVSAWRR
- a CDS encoding cation:proton antiporter; this encodes MEFSFLKDILIIFAVSVAVILLFNRLRIPSILGFLITGLLIGPNGFQLIDNIHDVEVLAEIGVILLLFTIGIEFSLGNLIRIGKSILISGTFQVMSTIAVIAFIAYHFGNVVNEAVFIGFLIALSSTAIVLKIIQEKGEIYSAHGRTSLAILIFQDIIVVPMILITPILAGSGQTGGEQIIYLILKFVGILILIMVGSKYIIPLLLFQITRTQSRELFILSTITIAFAVAFLTYSIGLSLALGAFLAGLMISESKYSQHALGNIVPFLDVFTSFFFVSIGMLLNLNTILEDPVRVLLFTTIVLTVKTILAGSASFILGYPLRTSIIVGFTISQVGEFSFILSRIGIQNGLLNDGNYQLFLSVSVLSMAATPFLIRLAPKIADNITKLPLPEKLINGLYPKPESTIGKIQDHLIIVGYGINGKNVARAAKYAEIPHVIIEMNPETVQKEFDKGEIIYFGDAAQPSVLEHVNIHEAMVLVVTIPNFSDTRRIISTAREMNSNIHIIIRTRFIEDVETLFKLGANEVIPEEFETSVEIFTRVLTRYLVPHDKIEKLVAEIRSDGYEMFRKLSIYEDNTHFLQVKIPDSKKVSEENNTN
- a CDS encoding T9SS type A sorting domain-containing protein produces the protein MKNNIFTVLLVMGFTALFAQNPPSSFDLRDYNGENYVTSVKSQQGGTCWTHGAMAAMEGNLLMTGNWAAAGETGEPNLAEYHLDWWNGFNQHNNDDLDPPTGSGLEVHYGGDYRVTTAYLSRLEGAVRDIDGQSYNTPPLRYDDSYHYYYPRHVEWYVAGENLENIDLLKNMIMAHGVMGTCMCVGDYWGPGNTHYQPASSTEDPNHAIAIVGWDDSKITEAPEPGAWLCKNSWGSSWGNSGYFWISYYDKHCGQHPEMGAISFQDVEYLTYDQCYYHDYHGWRDTKTDIQEAFNAFMANDDEFLKSVSFFTATDNVDFSVVVFDTFLNGNLQDTLAHTSGNFSYTGLHTVDLNQDVHLVEGNDFFIYLYLSDGGHPYDRTSVVPVLLGAQQRTLVESSASQEESYYREENSWLDFYFYKDPSGYLNTGNFCIKGLAVADSTTGIGSGDLLPDNTIGALKCVPNPFSDFTTISLTLKTDGVTNISIYDSFGRYIKTICTKELNAGEYKFTWDGKTEMGSDISQGIYIVRVQSGSQSKTTRIIKLQ
- a CDS encoding energy transducer TonB, whose amino-acid sequence is MFTTKIAFFLPLVCLIGFLPLKSVSQEFQAAEPIGGQKELDEFLCNEMIYPEKASNTKTEGTVSMKFIVRADGTTSVPVITHSVSADLDIEALRLFRMILWKNALKMGKPVDSEMDLKVEFNLKKYKKQCKKRGFEDPEDIGFPIDTSNMVYSMNEIDKSPEPTFEDGMNYSRFITQNLKYPETAFRQNIAGKVTLKFVVEPNGYISHMTVEEPLGGGCSQEAIRLAKMMKYRPGIRKGFAVRTWMNLSITFRLPDSQDLQYIPTNPASAF
- the rlmB gene encoding 23S rRNA (guanosine(2251)-2'-O)-methyltransferase RlmB, which encodes MLIGIRPLMEALMAGKEIEKVFVQKGLRGELFFELSQMMKERGLIYHQVPREKLNRFTGKNHQGVIAFISPVVYQKLEDLLPGIFESGNVPLIIVLDRVTDVRNFGAIARSAECAGVQALVIPSRGSAAINEDAMKASAGALNDIPVCRYSKLEDALVYLKESGVMLVGASEKAERFYYDLDFTVPLGIVMGSEEDGISSRLFRYLDEIAQIPVTGNISSLNVSVASSLFMYEALRQRNSIASSQH